A region from the Nostoc punctiforme PCC 73102 genome encodes:
- a CDS encoding transposase family protein encodes MLNIEGALKQDRLLRALTGLNRKAFDALLPTFTTMYLDTQQAKPRQRGLGGGRKARLLTAQDKLFFILFYFKCYPTFDVAGLLFDMHRSQAHEWMHRLQPILEAALGQKMALPERHLESIEAFLSRFPGVQRVMIDGTERPIARPQEREQQQQNYSGKKKRHTRKHLAAVDETKRVLILSKAREGKLHDKRFHDEDDIAGSVPDEIPIEVDSGFQGLQKQYDNLHLPHKKPKGGKLSDLQKTENRQLSQSRVVCENAFAGVKRYNAASVIYRNRIENFDDHLMLTAAGLWNFYLMAA; translated from the coding sequence ATGCTGAATATTGAAGGTGCGCTGAAGCAAGACCGACTGTTGAGGGCATTAACTGGGTTGAACCGGAAAGCATTTGATGCCCTTTTGCCCACGTTTACCACGATGTACCTAGATACTCAACAGGCCAAGCCTCGTCAACGTGGCCTGGGTGGAGGACGCAAAGCCCGCTTACTTACAGCCCAAGACAAATTGTTTTTCATCCTTTTCTATTTCAAATGTTATCCGACCTTTGATGTGGCGGGACTGCTCTTTGATATGCATCGCTCCCAGGCACATGAGTGGATGCATCGATTGCAGCCAATATTAGAAGCGGCTTTGGGACAGAAGATGGCGCTGCCGGAACGCCATCTCGAAAGCATTGAAGCATTTTTGTCACGCTTTCCAGGAGTGCAACGAGTGATGATTGATGGGACAGAACGCCCAATTGCGCGACCTCAAGAAAGAGAACAACAACAACAGAATTACTCCGGTAAAAAGAAACGTCATACGCGTAAACACTTGGCGGCAGTTGATGAAACCAAACGGGTCTTGATCTTAAGCAAAGCACGAGAAGGCAAACTGCATGACAAACGTTTTCATGACGAAGATGACATTGCAGGTAGTGTGCCTGATGAAATTCCGATTGAAGTAGACTCGGGCTTTCAGGGATTACAGAAGCAGTATGACAATCTCCATCTTCCTCACAAAAAGCCCAAAGGGGGCAAGTTAAGTGACCTTCAAAAAACGGAGAATCGTCAATTGAGTCAATCCCGTGTAGTTTGCGAAAATGCCTTTGCTGGTGTGAAGCGCTACAACGCCGCCAGTGTCATTTATCGTAATCGGATTGAAAACTTTGATGACCATTTGATGCTGACCGCAGCAGGATTATGGAACTTCTACTTGATGGCTGCTTAA
- a CDS encoding ATP-binding protein — protein sequence MSNELIKQIFGLIKLNNKLIAVESPLQERVKLLTNLASECQRLDINCYLWTLEDDALQQLSTNEEGLSLQRVDQYQAIAKSRREHYFEILRFWKTTDLSGILILEGIFPWLGESTTDPDFFLTSEWIKSALINLKLYNCNANKTAILLGSNATVSSDIAPEVPTIVQQLPAIEEISSYLAQVLPDYSRSDIHATANASIGMYLADIGYGIRQAIANHEITPDELVEKLSAYKIELFKRIYNIQFLQPPSTPIGGLELIQQAFKTYKRLLSSLAKAYNLRLPKGILLIGPPGTGKSYSAKASSAQLGLPLIILEWGSFRSYGNLAEYKLKNLLALVDRINRVILYLDDFDKGFAGDDDLSKRLAGMLLTWMQERTSEVLIIASANNIQWLPPELTRSGRFDEIFKVDLPNYGERHSIFKIHLAKFDPRFRNGGDGYTEEEWKRLLKATQRCVGAEIQAIVERAAVSTFCEMFGDDVSPLQQLPSLEITLSALLAARQSMNPLAIREADRVESMRNIAALHGLPSSPIDSSIYSLGNVDIFG from the coding sequence ATGAGTAATGAGTTAATTAAACAAATATTTGGATTAATTAAGCTTAACAATAAGCTGATTGCTGTCGAGTCTCCATTGCAAGAAAGGGTCAAACTTTTGACAAATCTCGCCAGTGAATGCCAGCGCCTGGACATTAACTGTTACCTGTGGACGCTGGAGGATGATGCACTACAGCAGTTATCTACTAATGAGGAGGGATTAAGTTTACAAAGAGTTGACCAGTATCAAGCAATCGCCAAAAGCAGGCGCGAACATTACTTTGAAATTCTCCGATTCTGGAAAACTACTGATTTATCAGGAATCCTGATACTAGAAGGTATATTCCCCTGGCTGGGAGAGTCTACCACTGACCCCGATTTCTTTCTGACTTCCGAGTGGATTAAGTCAGCGCTCATTAACCTAAAGCTGTACAATTGCAATGCTAACAAGACAGCGATTCTCTTAGGGTCAAACGCCACCGTGTCATCTGACATTGCCCCCGAAGTTCCTACCATTGTGCAACAACTGCCAGCTATAGAGGAAATAAGCAGTTACTTAGCCCAAGTATTACCTGATTACAGCCGCAGCGATATTCATGCGACAGCGAACGCCTCAATAGGTATGTACTTGGCAGACATTGGCTATGGAATCAGACAAGCAATCGCAAATCATGAAATTACACCGGACGAGTTAGTAGAAAAACTGTCCGCTTACAAAATCGAACTGTTTAAGCGAATTTATAATATTCAATTTCTCCAACCTCCAAGCACACCCATTGGTGGTTTAGAACTTATCCAGCAAGCGTTTAAAACTTATAAGCGCCTTCTATCCTCATTGGCTAAAGCTTACAATCTTCGTTTACCCAAGGGGATTTTACTAATCGGCCCACCGGGGACAGGAAAATCGTACTCGGCTAAAGCAAGTTCTGCACAATTGGGGCTACCTCTGATTATTTTGGAGTGGGGTAGTTTCCGCAGTTACGGTAATTTGGCTGAGTACAAGCTAAAGAATTTACTCGCACTCGTAGACCGAATTAACCGTGTAATCCTGTATTTGGACGACTTCGACAAAGGATTTGCTGGGGATGATGATTTGTCAAAACGACTAGCGGGAATGCTTTTAACTTGGATGCAGGAGCGTACTAGTGAGGTTTTAATTATCGCTTCGGCTAACAATATTCAATGGCTACCACCAGAGCTAACCAGAAGCGGACGCTTCGACGAGATTTTCAAGGTGGATCTCCCAAATTACGGCGAACGCCACTCAATTTTCAAGATCCATCTCGCTAAATTCGATCCTCGTTTTCGTAACGGGGGCGATGGGTACACCGAAGAAGAATGGAAAAGGTTACTCAAAGCCACGCAGCGATGTGTGGGTGCGGAAATTCAAGCCATTGTAGAACGTGCGGCCGTCTCTACTTTCTGTGAAATGTTTGGCGACGATGTTTCTCCCCTGCAACAACTGCCATCACTTGAGATTACATTGTCGGCATTGCTGGCTGCAAGGCAGAGTATGAATCCTCTGGCCATCCGTGAAGCTGACCGAGTTGAAAGTATGCGTAACATTGCGGCTTTGCATGGCCTTCCATCTAGCCCGATTGATTCATCTATATATAGTCTCGGCAACGTTGATATTTTTGGATAA
- a CDS encoding four helix bundle protein, producing MNKQAIKDHKDLEVYKMAFDTAMRIFELSKSFPIEERYLLTDQIRRSSRSVCANFAEAWRKRRYQAAFVAKLNNCVRGACRRQAESAETQTWIEFAVKCNYLNVESGRELYGAYNRILGGLVNMINNPSPWLIKH from the coding sequence ATGAATAAACAGGCTATTAAAGATCATAAGGATTTAGAAGTTTATAAAATGGCATTTGATACAGCTATGCGGATTTTTGAACTTTCTAAAAGTTTCCCGATAGAAGAAAGATATTTATTAACAGATCAAATTCGTAGATCATCCCGTTCTGTATGTGCAAATTTTGCAGAGGCATGGAGAAAACGGCGATACCAAGCAGCATTTGTAGCTAAATTAAATAACTGTGTTCGCGGAGCGTGTCGCAGACAAGCAGAGTCAGCAGAAACTCAAACTTGGATTGAGTTTGCTGTTAAATGCAACTATCTTAATGTTGAATCTGGCAGAGAATTGTATGGAGCCTATAATCGCATTCTTGGTGGTTTAGTCAACATGATTAATAATCCATCACCTTGGCTAATAAAACATTAG
- a CDS encoding response regulator: MIRLTLIEDEELIRLGITTAINQQPDMEMVGVARSGIEGINLVKELNPDVILVDIGLPDISGLEVIKEVKINSKTKIVVLSSHSSQGTVQSALNAGADSYILKKNNVPLILEAIKTTFYDNKSFFDPDISRHNFLFQQKIKGKTYQDHLSATEMQIISLMADGSSNKLIAERLFITESTVKGHINKIFAKLDVKDRVNALIEASKLGYIEQDYLKVG, encoded by the coding sequence ATGATTCGATTAACGCTCATTGAGGATGAAGAACTCATTAGGTTGGGGATCACTACCGCTATCAATCAACAACCAGATATGGAAATGGTCGGCGTTGCTCGTAGTGGTATTGAAGGGATTAATTTAGTTAAGGAATTAAATCCCGATGTGATTTTGGTGGATATTGGTTTACCCGACATATCGGGGCTAGAAGTGATCAAAGAGGTCAAAATCAATAGCAAGACTAAAATTGTTGTTCTTTCTTCCCATTCTTCTCAAGGTACTGTTCAATCAGCTTTAAATGCCGGCGCTGATTCTTACATTCTCAAAAAGAATAATGTTCCTCTAATTTTGGAAGCAATTAAAACCACATTCTACGATAACAAGTCTTTTTTTGACCCTGATATTAGCCGACATAATTTTTTATTCCAGCAGAAAATTAAGGGGAAGACTTACCAAGATCATCTTAGTGCCACTGAAATGCAAATCATCTCTTTGATGGCAGATGGTTCTTCTAATAAGCTGATTGCCGAGCGGTTATTTATTACTGAAAGTACCGTTAAAGGCCATATTAACAAGATTTTTGCGAAGTTAGATGTCAAGGATCGCGTCAATGCTCTGATTGAAGCTAGTAAACTTGGGTACATCGAACAAGATTACCTGAAAGTAGGTTAG
- a CDS encoding DUF3854 domain-containing protein: MFDERHLQLSSAYAHSSEYFIRNVIYPLAKYIDEYIKQKVEASINKRLYWEQGKQTYAMSRDENGGWKWEKYDPKANQFVSPPVSVQKQAASSLAEAVSQYARIPRSEIVVEDTTQYTEDSITQPIKAQTEKINYFAKSLGLKIKADHQTFVANVKSNGKIGFSLIDDKINKIIPDNRFAVEIQADVNKYLAESFTALNINIKALNRIEENFVYQLDKEINNYLKDCLTSFLSPIEASNVKKDNQNNQLNSQAQDIPSAPAHIDTQHWQELVGKSGIAPGIAEMNFKSLHIDPIEQEHLAWEHLLYSNNIKRLNTGQLSKGWRDAYSHIEAGGWWCKSGVDPAQFEQLAPATQSSWKAWGCYKPNQPRPKTENKDGKSVVIPGKFTKYEHPPGVEKSIFLLDVPDDIAQGIYQKAQVNPTDSDRKSSFWYCVWKHNIPVSITEGAKKAASLLSQGDAAIGLAGINGGYYKTKKLENPVENKINTKESEQGATLAAIESDETKAIDDNEIEVLENQAPDDEIDNKSAKSNATHFLHPELAVFATTGREFKICFDFDSSIKTKNNVDAATLRTGQLLEEAGCKVSVISLPGPDKGVDDYIVAQGSEAFALLQSQALPLEQWDDLRHLESRSTIKLKDGTTKKVGDKNQAAAIAQEIVSPDNESQQENLIAQTPSSSVNQPAQENKSPDESSKALASELNISLCNLQVKTSSSSAKSSQLQQQPSSANQRTSFASNARQQHNDTVAPVSTDNKQSPPLDTTTQNQSASQNQQPTNTTTQLSTQQTEINAGSSSWFPWKRKKPINETPPLKPIPNWAKTQDVTLYQRNYRRRQLEDTENQAMAQAAVALVKKYGVETKDNQLTYQADAFIINKKGEDYTIYRRHDNKPLMTFMADRWSQVRRVNLAQDFNTKNYPINILPVERQEFLLIADYLKSGKQLPSVDDDPRKIASVLSSVSPSGTHNILESFKQPQVLQVMMGAIRNFEKDDLTLDNYRILFQQGAGGKSTLQLFKTELGGLQREAVRFEFERTETGMTHQVKALAITEADLEKLGLLSQKLHINYKTLFGNPTDTRNIDLPVHPEITRNLDEEQSHQSTQSTPNVTDRKTQSNPQEASFNFPKQQNAVSHSTTPTPNSTTPSQPNFSSNLDKVLLPLHPVLKQYWEQLEKDGSSHETVVQGHLEFQSKIQQTGKLTVGEQRELYQQIQNQAWSEINHFRRTDIVLPPLAHIVNDLRSQAFQEPQPQFSSEEKRDTLVPLHPDIASHWHGLETNKTWSSVANQYNNPLREKLSKTGKLTIGEQRELYQKIFLQSQFEQQNIGQTNISLPPLNDVIQDLLNTRSQVINNTYTPKVEVHSQKSRTPQQPTTTNSQELEL; the protein is encoded by the coding sequence ATGTTTGACGAAAGGCATTTACAACTAAGTTCTGCTTATGCTCATAGCAGTGAGTATTTTATCCGTAATGTGATTTATCCTCTAGCTAAATATATTGATGAATATATTAAGCAGAAAGTTGAAGCTTCTATTAATAAAAGGCTGTATTGGGAGCAGGGGAAACAGACTTATGCCATGAGTCGGGATGAAAACGGTGGGTGGAAGTGGGAGAAATATGACCCCAAGGCTAATCAGTTTGTGTCTCCACCGGTAAGCGTTCAGAAGCAAGCAGCTTCTTCGCTTGCAGAAGCTGTATCTCAGTATGCAAGAATTCCTCGCTCTGAGATAGTGGTAGAAGACACTACACAATATACCGAAGATTCTATTACTCAACCGATAAAAGCTCAAACAGAGAAAATAAATTATTTTGCCAAATCTTTAGGTCTAAAAATTAAAGCTGACCATCAAACCTTTGTTGCTAATGTCAAAAGTAATGGCAAAATCGGTTTCTCACTAATTGATGATAAAATTAATAAAATAATTCCTGACAACAGATTTGCCGTCGAAATTCAAGCAGATGTCAATAAATACTTAGCCGAGTCTTTTACAGCATTAAATATTAATATAAAGGCGCTTAATAGAATTGAGGAAAACTTTGTTTATCAGCTAGATAAAGAGATTAATAATTATTTAAAAGATTGTTTGACTAGCTTTTTGTCTCCTATTGAGGCAAGTAATGTGAAAAAAGACAATCAAAATAACCAATTAAATTCACAAGCTCAAGATATTCCCTCAGCCCCCGCACACATAGATACGCAGCACTGGCAAGAACTAGTAGGAAAAAGTGGGATCGCCCCTGGCATTGCCGAGATGAACTTTAAAAGTTTGCACATTGACCCGATAGAACAGGAGCATCTTGCATGGGAACATCTGTTGTACAGCAACAATATCAAACGCCTCAATACAGGGCAATTATCTAAGGGGTGGCGTGACGCATATTCTCATATCGAAGCTGGTGGTTGGTGGTGTAAGTCTGGTGTAGACCCCGCCCAATTCGAGCAGTTAGCACCAGCAACACAATCAAGTTGGAAAGCCTGGGGGTGCTATAAGCCCAATCAACCGCGACCAAAAACGGAGAATAAAGATGGTAAATCTGTAGTGATTCCAGGGAAATTTACCAAATATGAACATCCACCAGGAGTTGAAAAAAGTATCTTTCTACTTGATGTCCCAGACGATATTGCACAAGGTATTTACCAAAAAGCGCAAGTTAATCCCACCGATAGCGATCGCAAAAGTAGCTTTTGGTACTGTGTTTGGAAGCACAATATCCCAGTCAGCATTACTGAGGGAGCCAAAAAAGCAGCTAGTCTGTTAAGCCAAGGTGATGCAGCAATTGGATTAGCAGGAATTAACGGCGGCTACTATAAAACTAAGAAGCTTGAAAATCCTGTTGAGAATAAAATTAATACAAAGGAAAGTGAGCAGGGTGCAACACTTGCTGCCATAGAGTCAGATGAAACTAAGGCTATTGATGACAACGAAATTGAAGTACTGGAAAATCAAGCACCCGACGACGAAATTGACAACAAGAGTGCAAAAAGTAATGCTACTCACTTTTTGCATCCTGAGTTAGCAGTTTTTGCTACTACAGGGCGAGAGTTCAAAATCTGCTTTGATTTTGATAGCAGCATCAAAACCAAGAACAATGTTGATGCTGCCACTTTGCGTACTGGACAATTGCTAGAGGAGGCGGGTTGCAAAGTGAGTGTGATTTCCCTACCTGGGCCAGATAAAGGTGTGGATGATTATATCGTCGCTCAAGGGAGTGAAGCTTTTGCCCTGTTACAGTCCCAAGCTTTACCCTTAGAACAATGGGATGATTTGCGCCATCTGGAATCACGCTCAACTATCAAGCTCAAAGATGGTACAACCAAGAAAGTTGGCGACAAAAATCAGGCTGCTGCAATTGCACAAGAGATTGTCTCACCAGACAACGAATCTCAGCAAGAGAATTTAATTGCTCAAACACCTTCCTCATCTGTTAATCAACCAGCACAAGAAAACAAATCTCCTGATGAAAGTTCCAAAGCGCTTGCATCCGAGCTAAATATTTCGCTATGTAATCTCCAGGTTAAGACTTCTTCATCATCTGCTAAATCTAGTCAACTACAACAGCAACCTTCATCAGCAAATCAAAGAACTTCATTCGCATCTAACGCAAGACAACAACACAACGATACTGTTGCCCCAGTATCGACCGACAACAAGCAATCTCCGCCATTAGATACCACAACCCAGAATCAATCAGCCTCTCAAAATCAACAACCAACCAACACAACCACCCAGTTATCAACACAGCAAACAGAAATTAATGCTGGTTCATCTAGCTGGTTTCCTTGGAAGAGGAAGAAACCAATAAATGAAACTCCTCCCCTAAAACCAATTCCGAATTGGGCTAAGACGCAGGATGTTACCCTTTACCAACGCAACTACCGACGACGACAACTTGAGGATACAGAAAATCAAGCGATGGCACAGGCGGCTGTTGCCTTAGTCAAAAAATATGGTGTGGAAACTAAAGACAATCAGCTAACTTACCAAGCCGATGCTTTCATTATTAACAAAAAAGGCGAAGATTACACTATTTACCGTCGCCACGATAATAAGCCGTTGATGACCTTCATGGCAGATCGTTGGAGCCAGGTGCGACGGGTGAATCTGGCTCAAGATTTTAATACCAAAAATTATCCGATTAATATCCTGCCTGTTGAGAGGCAAGAATTTTTGTTGATCGCAGATTATCTCAAATCTGGTAAACAATTACCTTCAGTCGATGATGACCCACGTAAAATTGCTTCTGTCTTGAGTTCGGTTTCACCTAGTGGCACACACAATATTTTAGAAAGTTTCAAACAACCTCAAGTGTTACAAGTGATGATGGGTGCTATCCGAAACTTCGAGAAAGATGACTTAACCTTGGATAATTACCGCATTCTCTTCCAGCAAGGAGCGGGTGGCAAATCTACACTACAGCTATTCAAAACTGAACTTGGGGGTCTGCAAAGGGAAGCCGTAAGATTTGAATTTGAGCGTACTGAAACTGGGATGACTCACCAAGTCAAAGCTTTGGCTATCACTGAAGCTGATTTGGAAAAGTTGGGTTTGCTGTCCCAAAAACTACATATTAATTACAAAACATTATTTGGCAACCCGACAGACACCCGTAATATCGACTTGCCCGTTCATCCCGAAATTACCCGTAATTTAGACGAGGAGCAGTCACACCAATCTACTCAATCTACGCCCAACGTAACAGATCGCAAGACACAATCAAACCCACAAGAAGCAAGTTTTAATTTTCCAAAACAACAGAACGCTGTATCACACTCAACTACACCAACACCTAACAGCACAACACCATCACAACCAAATTTTTCTTCTAACTTAGATAAAGTTTTACTACCACTACATCCAGTTTTGAAACAGTATTGGGAGCAGTTAGAAAAAGATGGTTCAAGTCATGAGACTGTAGTGCAAGGACATTTAGAATTTCAATCTAAAATTCAGCAAACTGGAAAGTTAACTGTTGGTGAACAGCGTGAACTTTACCAGCAAATTCAAAACCAAGCCTGGAGTGAGATAAATCACTTTCGGCGTACTGATATTGTGCTTCCACCATTAGCCCACATTGTTAATGATTTGCGATCGCAGGCTTTTCAAGAACCACAGCCACAGTTTTCTTCTGAAGAGAAGCGTGATACACTCGTGCCTCTTCACCCTGACATCGCCTCTCATTGGCACGGTTTAGAAACTAATAAAACTTGGTCTAGTGTTGCCAATCAGTACAACAACCCTTTGCGGGAAAAACTTTCAAAAACTGGCAAGCTGACTATTGGGGAGCAACGTGAACTTTACCAGAAAATTTTCCTTCAAAGTCAATTCGAGCAGCAGAACATTGGGCAAACGAATATCTCACTTCCTCCTTTGAATGATGTGATTCAGGATTTGCTCAATACTCGTAGCCAGGTTATTAACAATACCTATACCCCCAAGGTTGAAGTACATTCCCAAAAATCTCGCACTCCACAACAACCTACTACCACTAATTCACAAGAATTAGAATTGTAA
- a CDS encoding DUF192 domain-containing protein, which produces MALGYAQTRPQDLPVTHILTKGNRTFKLSIASTPEQLEKGLKFRSSLNGDSGMLFNLGGEIYNVPFWMYKVNFPLDIFYLKDNVVTTAVYNAKPCYKNPCPIYKGKVANQVLELATGTANIKVGDRLNIQPLSSAKE; this is translated from the coding sequence GTGGCGCTGGGTTACGCCCAAACTCGTCCCCAGGATTTACCAGTTACGCACATTCTCACGAAAGGCAATCGCACATTTAAGCTCTCAATCGCCTCTACACCAGAGCAATTAGAGAAAGGGCTGAAATTTCGCTCATCCTTAAACGGTGATAGCGGGATGTTATTCAACCTGGGAGGAGAAATTTACAACGTGCCTTTTTGGATGTACAAGGTAAATTTTCCATTAGACATCTTTTATCTTAAGGACAATGTGGTGACAACTGCGGTTTACAATGCCAAACCGTGCTACAAAAACCCTTGCCCCATCTACAAGGGGAAAGTTGCCAATCAAGTGCTAGAGCTAGCAACAGGCACTGCCAATATCAAGGTTGGTGATCGGCTTAACATTCAACCGTTATCATCAGCCAAAGAATAA
- a CDS encoding relaxase/mobilization nuclease domain-containing protein yields MKIMIEELKIDNFGFIETLSQQYILANGSFIDINHPLPQIIDDFNTLSGTRPKLRNLGIYNLISLKNIYIQLNQEACLKIVDQYIHGIGWHDLQYICFLDIQSSNIYIHIIFNRVTPQGKLIDIKCLGANWQQYEVLRQSCSLVIDNPVHNKYLQRRFCNCCG; encoded by the coding sequence ATGAAAATAATGATTGAAGAACTGAAGATTGATAATTTTGGCTTCATTGAAACTTTATCCCAACAGTATATTCTCGCCAATGGTAGTTTTATTGATATTAATCATCCCCTGCCTCAGATTATTGATGACTTTAATACCTTATCTGGTACTAGACCAAAGCTGAGAAATTTAGGCATATATAATCTCATCAGTTTAAAAAACATTTATATTCAACTAAACCAAGAAGCTTGCCTGAAAATTGTTGACCAATATATTCACGGTATCGGCTGGCATGATTTGCAGTATATCTGTTTTTTAGATATTCAATCTAGCAATATTTATATTCATATTATTTTTAATCGCGTTACACCCCAAGGTAAGCTCATCGATATCAAATGCTTGGGGGCTAACTGGCAACAATATGAGGTTCTGCGCCAATCTTGTTCTCTGGTCATCGACAACCCCGTTCATAACAAATATTTGCAAAGACGATTCTGCAACTGTTGTGGTTAA
- a CDS encoding DUF6753 family protein: MRVQDTLQGYSPSEQKRIVEGAYKLGITPDDPVFRMMATLGRYEETIIDLQARMEAMIEAWAALIDQKLDKTSKQAESMHYTVVSNAVRDEIKKIKPTGTGMKVQAGWGLGTVSLVCGLVAAGSTLLGSLTTWNLVQNIGTNQSVVVSRNEIKILQWAKSQEGKQMYQIILKNQAAIEACQTQQSKTQGYCLIQVSNTNSPK, translated from the coding sequence ATGCGAGTACAAGACACATTACAAGGCTACTCCCCATCAGAACAAAAACGCATAGTTGAAGGGGCATATAAACTAGGAATTACACCAGATGATCCAGTTTTTAGGATGATGGCGACACTGGGCAGATATGAAGAAACGATCATAGACCTCCAGGCAAGAATGGAGGCAATGATAGAGGCGTGGGCAGCACTGATAGACCAAAAACTGGATAAGACAAGCAAACAAGCCGAATCAATGCATTATACAGTTGTGTCAAATGCTGTACGTGATGAGATCAAAAAAATCAAGCCCACCGGCACAGGCATGAAAGTGCAGGCAGGCTGGGGATTGGGGACAGTATCTCTTGTGTGTGGATTAGTCGCGGCTGGCAGTACCTTGCTGGGTTCACTGACCACATGGAATCTGGTGCAAAATATAGGAACGAATCAGTCAGTAGTAGTCTCACGTAACGAGATAAAGATTCTCCAGTGGGCAAAATCCCAAGAGGGTAAACAAATGTATCAAATCATCTTGAAGAATCAAGCAGCGATTGAAGCCTGTCAAACACAGCAGAGTAAAACCCAAGGCTATTGTTTAATTCAAGTGAGTAATACCAATTCTCCAAAATGA
- a CDS encoding sensor histidine kinase has translation MQQEVLSKQLDLSALLHDVSNSFKGASLIVNQLIDGAYGYSLEEIRPFLIALRDTNDRGMSLVEANRVSQEAKPVTVAQFDMLSFLQTTYSLFKPIAQYHSLNLHYETQSSYKHGTQVQGDSISIDRMLCNLVTNAIKYTLAGDIFLRLLNQEDDLAIEIEDTGCGIAAEQLSNIFIPLWRAPNSNLLHQSGMGLGLYIALCVAHAHGLKISVNSVAKQGTKFTIIFPYKDDGIYGLDGRMLPKSQRLQDALSI, from the coding sequence ATGCAACAGGAAGTTTTAAGCAAACAGTTGGATTTATCAGCCTTACTCCATGATGTGTCAAATTCTTTTAAAGGGGCATCGTTGATTGTAAATCAGTTAATTGATGGCGCTTATGGATACTCTTTAGAAGAAATCAGACCATTTCTGATAGCCCTACGAGATACTAATGATCGGGGTATGAGCTTGGTTGAAGCTAACAGAGTCTCTCAAGAAGCTAAACCAGTAACAGTAGCTCAGTTTGATATGTTGAGTTTTTTACAAACAACTTATTCTCTATTCAAGCCAATAGCGCAGTATCATTCCTTGAATCTCCACTACGAAACTCAATCATCGTACAAGCATGGAACGCAAGTACAGGGTGACAGCATAAGTATTGACAGAATGCTGTGTAATCTTGTGACAAATGCTATTAAGTACACTCTTGCCGGAGATATCTTTTTAAGGCTGCTCAATCAAGAAGATGATTTAGCGATCGAGATTGAAGATACCGGCTGTGGAATTGCCGCAGAACAACTATCAAATATATTTATCCCATTATGGCGAGCGCCAAATAGCAATTTATTACATCAATCAGGCATGGGACTAGGACTGTACATCGCCTTATGTGTGGCTCATGCTCATGGTTTGAAGATAAGCGTAAACTCGGTAGCCAAACAAGGAACCAAATTCACCATTATATTTCCTTACAAAGATGACGGGATTTATGGGCTTGATGGTAGGATGTTGCCCAAATCGCAGAGGTTACAAGATGCGCTATCTATCTGA